Proteins found in one Bartonella krasnovii genomic segment:
- a CDS encoding ShlB/FhaC/HecB family hemolysin secretion/activation protein — translation MNDKSGGNSLVFFFFLRQESFLRLFLSIVVLFGIFHSATVYAHSSTTLSPRSPTDSFARGYSEEQRLERIENLRALTPKRTKTSTEKNPATLLGSGYCFPIHDIIVDGVYHIKERAISAVTDPYVGRCIGLADIQLLIKQLTKVYLDKGYVTARFYIPDQDIKNSKMLKFVVVEGKLSDIYYNGFPASAYNHVVWSAFPGLKGHILNMRDIEQGLDQINRLISGHATSELLPGREDGSTIVNISNQPGKAFKVTVSHDNLGQSSTGYARYHAGLKLENILGMNDAWDFSYQRSQTDYWGGSAQEGHSNNISASVSIPYGYWTFGLNGTVYNYQSIIHGNFTDIETTGDSSELHASTSRVLHRDSLSLTTLNVGLSYKRTNNYLLGNKIEVGSRQYSVANFGISHSRQMLGGTWTFDVSYLQGLPLFHSVKRHAPGAGDAEPQFAKFTGTLSVMTPFKVRGFDFILSNLLSGQYSPHNLLGAEQISLGGVSNVRGTRESLLFGNNGFFSRNDLMLRTIPWRNNGALKKVFGELRPYVGLDYGRVFAQPLYGFTNEQLAGWTAGVKLSGGMVSLDASYSSIFWSTVKHKKSGTFFMTLTMEL, via the coding sequence ATGAATGACAAAAGCGGGGGGAACTCTTTAGTGTTTTTTTTCTTTTTACGCCAAGAGAGCTTTTTAAGGCTTTTTCTATCTATTGTTGTGTTGTTTGGCATATTTCATAGCGCAACCGTTTATGCCCATTCTTCAACTACTTTATCTCCCCGCTCGCCAACAGATAGTTTTGCGCGAGGTTATTCTGAGGAACAAAGATTAGAGAGAATTGAGAATTTACGCGCTTTAACACCGAAAAGAACAAAAACATCTACAGAGAAAAACCCAGCAACTCTTTTGGGGAGTGGGTACTGTTTTCCAATTCATGATATTATTGTTGATGGGGTTTATCATATCAAAGAGCGCGCTATATCAGCGGTCACAGATCCTTATGTTGGAAGATGTATAGGTCTTGCTGATATTCAGCTTTTAATCAAGCAATTGACCAAGGTTTATTTAGATAAAGGCTATGTCACAGCGCGTTTTTATATTCCTGATCAAGACATCAAAAACAGTAAGATGCTCAAGTTTGTTGTTGTTGAGGGGAAGCTTTCGGATATTTATTACAATGGTTTTCCGGCTTCTGCTTACAATCATGTTGTGTGGAGTGCTTTTCCGGGGCTTAAAGGCCATATTCTCAATATGCGCGATATTGAGCAGGGGCTTGATCAAATAAACAGGCTGATTTCAGGGCATGCTACAAGTGAACTCTTACCAGGGCGTGAAGATGGCAGCACCATTGTGAATATTAGCAATCAACCTGGTAAAGCTTTTAAGGTTACTGTTTCCCATGATAATTTAGGACAATCCTCAACGGGTTATGCACGTTATCATGCGGGTTTAAAGCTAGAAAATATTTTAGGGATGAATGATGCGTGGGATTTTAGTTATCAACGGAGTCAAACAGATTATTGGGGCGGGAGCGCACAAGAAGGTCATAGCAATAATATTTCAGCAAGTGTGAGTATCCCCTATGGCTATTGGACCTTCGGTTTGAATGGCACTGTTTATAATTACCAAAGCATTATCCATGGCAATTTTACAGATATTGAGACGACAGGGGATTCCAGTGAGTTACACGCCAGTACAAGTAGGGTTCTTCACCGTGATAGTCTTTCACTGACAACGCTTAATGTGGGTCTTTCTTATAAAAGAACCAACAATTACCTTCTTGGGAATAAGATTGAAGTGGGGAGCCGTCAATATAGCGTAGCCAATTTTGGGATTTCGCATTCACGCCAGATGTTGGGTGGGACTTGGACCTTTGATGTGAGTTATTTACAAGGGCTCCCCTTGTTTCATTCAGTCAAGAGACATGCTCCAGGAGCAGGGGATGCAGAGCCTCAATTTGCCAAATTTACCGGTACACTTAGTGTCATGACGCCTTTTAAGGTAAGGGGCTTTGACTTCATATTGAGCAATCTTTTGAGTGGTCAATATTCACCGCATAATTTATTAGGGGCTGAGCAGATTTCGTTGGGGGGTGTCTCCAATGTTCGTGGTACGCGTGAGAGTTTGCTTTTTGGCAATAACGGTTTTTTTAGCCGGAATGATTTGATGCTGCGTACCATTCCGTGGCGCAACAACGGGGCTCTTAAAAAAGTTTTTGGGGAACTACGCCCTTATGTTGGTTTGGATTATGGTCGTGTTTTTGCACAACCTTTGTATGGTTTTACCAATGAACAGCTTGCCGGTTGGACAGCGGGTGTCAAGCTTTCGGGGGGCATGGTCTCTCTTGATGCGAGTTATTCCAGTATTTTTTGGAGCACAGTTAAGCACAAAAAATCAGGAACATTTTTTATGACATTAACAATGGAGCTTTAA